ACTTTTTTATTAATGGCCTATTATCGTTTAAAAAACTATTCTCCTCTTTAGGATTTTATGTTTTTCTAACTTATCAATTCGAAAAGATGTTTTGATTTTGAATACTTTATTATGATAATTTCATAAATTGATTCGAATCGATTCAAAAAGAATCAAAGAATCTTTCTCTTTCGATACTTTACCAACTCGTTGAACCTAAAAAACGAAATCATTTTTCAAAGGAAGAATCACAATCTGAAATAGAACTCGTCGCGCACCCCAACTTGAAGAACGAAAACACATTCAAATTTGATTTCATACGAAATATGGAAACTGTTTGTAAAAGAATTTAGGATGGAAACCGAAAGGAAGAAAGATCCGTAATTTGCTTCGGCTTCCCATAGTGATATCCTTGCAGAAAGTTCGCTCCGTAATCGAGTGCGATTTGTTCGAGTTCCACGTTTTCGATTCCTTCAAAGACCGTTTTTTTGCCGAGCGATAAAAGAACCTGTGAGATCGCCTTCAACACGCTTCGTTTGCTCTGATTTTTATCGACTCCGATGATCAAACTCTTATCCAACTTTACGTAATCGCATTCTATCTTTTCGATTCTCGAGAAATTGGAATTGCCGATTCCGAAATCGTCGATCGCAATCTGAAATCCGAAACGTTTTAAAATCGACATCTGTTCGATGATGAGCGCCGTTTCTTCGTAACGACTTTCCGTCATTTCCAAAACGATCGAGTTCGGAATCAGATTCAACTTTGAAAAATAAGAAATCAAGTTATCCGCAAATTCCGGATTCTTCAACTGAAACGGAGAAACATTGATCGAGATCAAAGGATTGGAGGACAAGGATTCGTTTTTTCGAATCTGCGAAAGATCCCAAAGCGCGTTTTGAATCACCCAAGCTCCGATGGAGCTGATCAAACCCGATTCTTCCGCTAAAGGAATAAAAACGTCCGGACTGATCATCCCCTTTGCGGAATGATTCCAACGGGAAAGAGCTTCCAAAGAATGAAGTTCCTTCGTTTTCGCGTGAACGATGGGCTGATAATACAAAAGAAGTTCTTTTTTATGAACGGAATTTCTAAGAGACAAATACGTAGCGATCAAATTGGAAGAATCGTTTTGGTTCTGTGTCGCATAACGGCTGAACGGATAATCGATCACCTTTTTCAGGTTCGCTCGCAGACCTTTCAGAATGTAAAGCGGGCTTATGGCCGTTTCCGCCGTATGAAATCCGCCGATCGAAAGTTTGAGATGAAACTCGTGGTTATCGATTTGAATCGTATTCTTCAT
This genomic stretch from Leptospira kmetyi serovar Malaysia str. Bejo-Iso9 harbors:
- a CDS encoding EAL domain-containing protein, which translates into the protein MISEYSDLYIENKPHPADVFSYSLYDFDGKQLYSEPHYNPLLDSDPKLKKTVERFIDYGNIHSNISAFRKFKNDRKIQLMVRSKNDLIYKVNFEINPKGGYVLAHIESTTRNLSHTEKNRIQRFRSLKHDLVRTLKLEKTYFYLVNIEIYNHPFLNKYETQIYEAVFLDLHTEFLTITNSQNVGLRISTNQIFFAYQINKPDVDINWIPSSLISYMKNTIQIDNHEFHLKLSIGGFHTAETAISPLYILKGLRANLKKVIDYPFSRYATQNQNDSSNLIATYLSLRNSVHKKELLLYYQPIVHAKTKELHSLEALSRWNHSAKGMISPDVFIPLAEESGLISSIGAWVIQNALWDLSQIRKNESLSSNPLISINVSPFQLKNPEFADNLISYFSKLNLIPNSIVLEMTESRYEETALIIEQMSILKRFGFQIAIDDFGIGNSNFSRIEKIECDYVKLDKSLIIGVDKNQSKRSVLKAISQVLLSLGKKTVFEGIENVELEQIALDYGANFLQGYHYGKPKQITDLSSFRFPS